Proteins co-encoded in one Capillibacterium thermochitinicola genomic window:
- a CDS encoding phosphoenolpyruvate carboxykinase (GTP): MLDNVSRAKLEALNNPKVMAYVEEAIKICRPAKVTVITDSEEDTNYIRELAIKNREETPLKLKGHTIHFDSPKDQGRDKQHTRYLVSKKVDWGLDVNYILKDEGLPEILSIIDGIMEGKEMLIAFFSLGPTNSPFSLRAMQITDSAYVVHSEKILYRSGYEEFKRLNGSDDFFYFLHSAGRLVDNVTADIDKRRIYIDLEENRVYTVNNQYAGNSVGLKKLAFRLAIQKAQREGWLAEHMFLMGVHGKPGRTTYFAGAFPSACGKTSTAMLPGQSIVGDDIAYFRKINGEIRAVNVEKGIFGIIENVNPNDDPLIYEALTTPREVIFSNVLVNDGTPYWLGMGKEPPAEGINFTGHWYKGKKDENGKEIPYAHKNARYTIALEELDNVDPNLNDPNGVPVKAIVYGGRDSYTTVPICESLSWAHGVFMGATVESETTAATIGKEGVRTHDPMANKDFISVPLATYLENHIKFAEGLKEVPTIFATNYFLKNSEGKYLNGKLDKLVWILWAEGRVNGDYDAIETPVGRIPKYEDLKNLFKQHLNADYTEEDYNEQFAIRIAKYLEKMDRMTEAFSHIKLPAAFAAEMENQIKRLQEAKAIYGDVATPDKFRK, from the coding sequence ATGTTGGACAACGTCAGTCGAGCTAAACTTGAAGCCCTAAACAACCCGAAGGTCATGGCTTATGTGGAGGAAGCGATTAAAATCTGCCGCCCGGCGAAGGTCACCGTGATCACCGACTCCGAGGAAGATACCAATTACATCCGGGAACTGGCCATTAAAAACCGGGAAGAAACCCCATTAAAATTAAAAGGCCACACCATCCATTTTGACAGCCCAAAAGACCAAGGCCGGGATAAACAACATACCAGATATCTGGTGTCCAAAAAGGTAGATTGGGGTCTTGACGTTAACTATATCCTTAAGGACGAGGGCTTACCCGAGATTCTTTCCATCATCGACGGTATCATGGAAGGCAAGGAGATGCTGATCGCCTTCTTCTCCCTCGGCCCGACCAATTCCCCCTTTTCGCTAAGGGCAATGCAGATCACCGATTCGGCCTACGTTGTCCATAGCGAAAAGATCCTCTACCGCAGCGGTTATGAAGAGTTTAAACGCTTGAACGGTTCCGATGATTTCTTCTATTTCCTGCACTCGGCGGGACGCCTGGTCGACAACGTAACCGCCGACATCGATAAACGCCGGATCTACATCGACCTGGAAGAAAACCGGGTGTACACGGTGAACAACCAGTACGCCGGTAACAGCGTCGGCCTGAAGAAACTGGCCTTCCGCCTGGCCATCCAAAAAGCGCAACGGGAAGGCTGGCTGGCCGAGCACATGTTCCTCATGGGTGTTCACGGGAAACCAGGCCGCACCACCTATTTTGCCGGAGCCTTCCCCAGCGCCTGCGGGAAAACCAGTACCGCGATGCTGCCGGGGCAGAGCATTGTGGGCGACGACATCGCCTATTTCCGTAAAATCAACGGGGAAATCCGGGCGGTTAACGTCGAGAAAGGAATCTTTGGCATTATTGAAAATGTCAACCCCAATGATGACCCGTTGATCTACGAAGCCCTCACCACCCCGCGGGAGGTTATCTTCTCCAACGTCCTGGTCAACGACGGCACGCCCTATTGGTTGGGTATGGGGAAAGAGCCGCCGGCCGAGGGAATCAACTTTACAGGCCATTGGTATAAGGGGAAGAAGGATGAAAACGGGAAAGAAATTCCCTATGCGCATAAAAACGCCCGCTACACCATTGCCCTTGAAGAACTGGACAATGTTGACCCCAATTTAAACGACCCAAATGGCGTCCCGGTGAAGGCGATTGTCTACGGTGGCCGCGATTCCTATACGACGGTCCCGATTTGTGAGTCCCTCTCCTGGGCCCACGGTGTCTTCATGGGGGCGACCGTTGAGTCGGAGACGACCGCTGCTACCATCGGGAAAGAGGGTGTACGGACCCATGACCCAATGGCCAATAAAGACTTTATCTCCGTACCCCTGGCCACCTACCTGGAAAACCACATCAAATTTGCCGAGGGGCTTAAAGAAGTCCCGACCATCTTCGCCACCAACTATTTCTTGAAGAACAGTGAAGGCAAATACCTCAACGGTAAACTTGATAAGCTGGTCTGGATTCTCTGGGCCGAAGGCCGCGTCAACGGCGACTACGATGCAATCGAGACTCCAGTCGGCCGGATTCCCAAGTACGAAGACCTGAAGAACCTGTTTAAACAGCACTTGAACGCAGACTACACCGAAGAAGACTACAACGAACAGTTCGCGATCCGGATTGCCAAGTACTTGGAGAAAATGGACCGGATGACCGAGGCTTTCAGCCATATTAAGTTGCCCGCGGCGTTTGCCGCCGAAATGGAAAACCAGATTAAACGGTTGCAAGAGGCCAAAGCCATTTACGGCGATGTGGCCACTCCGGATAAATTCCGGAAATAA
- a CDS encoding rubrerythrin family protein, with product MQDGKTLSNLMAAFAGEAQANRKYLAYAKKAEAEGKHNVAKLFRVTAEAETIHALKEFELAGKLGSTSENLEAAIAGETHEFKEMYPEFLKLAEEEGNKAAARAFKFALEAEKVHARLFQEALENLEETEEVFYYLCPVCGNIEKSVPDKCAICQLPGEKFIKY from the coding sequence ATGCAAGACGGAAAGACCCTGAGTAATTTGATGGCCGCCTTTGCCGGGGAAGCCCAGGCCAACCGGAAGTACCTTGCTTACGCCAAAAAGGCGGAGGCGGAGGGAAAGCATAACGTGGCCAAACTCTTCCGGGTAACCGCCGAGGCGGAAACGATTCACGCCTTAAAAGAGTTTGAGCTGGCAGGGAAGCTTGGTTCGACCAGCGAAAACTTGGAGGCGGCGATTGCCGGAGAAACTCACGAGTTTAAGGAGATGTACCCGGAATTCTTAAAATTGGCCGAGGAAGAAGGGAATAAAGCGGCGGCCAGGGCTTTTAAATTCGCCCTGGAAGCGGAAAAGGTCCATGCCAGACTCTTCCAGGAAGCGCTGGAGAATTTGGAAGAGACGGAAGAGGTCTTTTATTATCTCTGTCCGGTCTGCGGTAATATCGAAAAATCCGTACCGGACAAGTGCGCCATCTGTCAATTACCGGGTGAAAAGTTTATTAAGTATTGA
- the mgtE gene encoding magnesium transporter, which produces MAEVYTNLKKTVLTLIEEKSFQRLRDILITMPPADIAALFSELSEKSLPLVFRLLPKDLAAETFVEMDSDLQHHLIQGFSDAELQAVVNELYVDDAAALIEEMPANVVKRILRQADPETRRQINEILKYPEDSAGSIMTTEFVSLRAHMTVADAIKRIRQLGVDSETINACYVTDDGRRLIGVVSIRTLILANENDRIEKIMNRYVVSVRTTEDQETVAKMFAKYDLTVLPVVDGEGRLVGIVTVDDAIDVLQEETTEDFEKMAAITPTDRPYLKTSVLEIWKSRIPWLLVLMISATFTGLIISHFEDALKTYVLLTAYIPMLMDTGGNSGSQASVTVIRGLSLNELEFRDLFRIVWKEFQVAILAGATLAAINFVKLMFFDQVTLLVAFVICLTLFLTVCVAKLTGCIFPMLAQKAGFDPVVMASPFITTIVDALSLLIYFRIATMILGI; this is translated from the coding sequence ATGGCGGAAGTTTATACCAACTTAAAGAAAACCGTTCTTACGCTGATTGAGGAGAAAAGTTTCCAGCGTTTACGGGATATTTTAATCACCATGCCCCCGGCGGACATCGCCGCGCTCTTTAGCGAACTGTCGGAAAAAAGCCTGCCTTTGGTTTTCCGGTTATTGCCGAAAGATTTGGCCGCCGAGACCTTCGTCGAAATGGACAGCGACTTGCAACATCATTTGATCCAAGGCTTTTCCGATGCCGAGCTTCAGGCGGTGGTCAACGAGCTTTACGTGGATGATGCGGCGGCGCTCATTGAGGAGATGCCCGCCAATGTGGTTAAACGCATTCTTAGACAAGCCGACCCGGAAACCCGCCGGCAAATTAATGAGATCCTGAAGTACCCGGAAGATTCGGCCGGGAGCATTATGACCACGGAGTTTGTCAGTCTCCGTGCCCATATGACGGTTGCCGATGCGATCAAGCGGATCCGGCAGTTAGGGGTGGACAGCGAGACCATTAATGCTTGCTATGTGACGGATGACGGCCGGCGTCTGATTGGGGTTGTCTCTATCCGCACGCTTATTTTGGCTAACGAGAATGACCGGATTGAAAAGATCATGAACCGGTATGTGGTGTCGGTGCGGACCACGGAGGACCAGGAAACGGTGGCGAAGATGTTTGCCAAGTATGATCTAACCGTGCTCCCGGTCGTCGATGGTGAGGGGCGGTTGGTTGGGATTGTTACTGTTGACGATGCCATCGACGTCCTGCAGGAAGAGACCACCGAGGACTTTGAAAAGATGGCGGCGATTACGCCAACCGACCGGCCGTATTTGAAAACTTCAGTCCTGGAGATCTGGAAAAGCCGTATTCCCTGGCTTTTGGTTTTGATGATCTCGGCCACTTTTACCGGATTGATTATTAGTCATTTTGAAGATGCTTTGAAGACTTATGTTTTGTTGACGGCCTATATTCCCATGCTGATGGATACCGGCGGTAATTCGGGCAGCCAGGCGTCGGTCACGGTGATCCGCGGTCTTTCCTTGAATGAGTTGGAGTTTCGTGATCTTTTCCGGATTGTTTGGAAGGAGTTTCAGGTTGCTATTTTGGCCGGTGCGACTCTGGCGGCGATCAACTTTGTCAAACTCATGTTCTTTGACCAGGTTACCCTGTTGGTGGCTTTTGTCATCTGTTTGACCTTGTTCTTGACGGTCTGTGTGGCGAAGTTGACCGGGTGTATCTTCCCCATGCTGGCGCAAAAGGCGGGCTTTGATCCGGTGGTGATGGCCAGCCCCTTCATCACGACGATCGTCGATGCGCTGTCTTTGCTGATTTATTTCCGGATCGCCACTATGATACTGGGAATATGA
- a CDS encoding AI-2E family transporter has product MAMFDNKFFKIAFSILLVLLILYLWKQVHYIYDPLNSVIAVLLTPLLVSIFFYYLLRPIVRFLMKYLRYKVLAILITFLLLAVIIITVSYFGGSIIQKQVKDLTHLFSNYYTSIRNSLRNADNELLAHYFEKYKIEEKLAAFVTRLLTVIQNNFFGFFSKITSTGTVIILIPVIVYYFLKDDHAIYHGLLSLLPAKLRTLGRTILDEVDQTLARYISGQLIVALIEGSLALVGYLIIGLPNALILALTITVTAFIPFIGAILGALPAVLIGITTSFAQAFKVVLVLIVVNQLESNLIAPRLHGSRLKIHPLIVIFFVMAFVTVFGFLGALFAVPFCIVARILYRQIRQYKDAQSAV; this is encoded by the coding sequence ATGGCTATGTTCGACAATAAGTTTTTTAAAATCGCCTTTTCGATCCTTCTGGTTCTCTTGATTCTCTACCTCTGGAAGCAAGTGCATTATATCTACGATCCGCTTAATTCGGTGATCGCTGTCTTGTTAACACCCTTACTGGTCAGCATCTTTTTCTACTACCTTTTGCGCCCGATCGTCCGCTTTTTAATGAAGTATCTGCGCTATAAAGTTTTGGCCATCCTCATCACTTTCTTGCTGCTTGCCGTGATCATCATCACCGTTAGTTACTTTGGCGGCAGTATAATTCAAAAACAGGTTAAGGACCTTACCCATTTGTTCTCGAACTATTATACTTCCATCCGCAACAGCCTGCGTAATGCCGATAACGAGTTACTTGCCCACTATTTCGAGAAGTATAAGATCGAAGAGAAACTCGCCGCTTTCGTCACCCGGTTACTAACGGTGATTCAGAATAACTTCTTTGGCTTTTTTTCGAAAATTACCAGCACCGGAACGGTTATTATTCTCATCCCGGTGATCGTCTATTATTTCCTCAAGGACGACCACGCGATTTACCACGGGTTGCTTAGCCTTTTGCCCGCAAAACTGAGAACACTGGGCAGAACAATCCTGGACGAAGTTGACCAGACCCTTGCCCGGTATATTTCCGGCCAACTGATCGTGGCCTTGATTGAAGGAAGTCTGGCGCTGGTTGGCTACCTCATTATTGGGCTTCCCAACGCATTGATTTTGGCGCTGACAATTACGGTAACTGCATTTATTCCGTTCATCGGTGCTATACTCGGGGCTTTACCCGCCGTTTTAATCGGGATTACCACCAGCTTTGCCCAGGCCTTTAAGGTCGTGCTCGTCCTGATTGTGGTGAACCAGTTGGAAAGCAACCTCATTGCGCCCCGGCTCCACGGGAGCAGGTTAAAGATCCATCCTTTAATTGTTATCTTCTTCGTAATGGCTTTTGTGACGGTCTTCGGTTTCCTTGGTGCGCTCTTTGCCGTTCCCTTCTGTATCGTCGCCCGCATCCTCTACCGCCAAATCCGGCAATATAAAGACGCGCAAAGCGCGGTGTAA
- a CDS encoding rubredoxin has product MAKYNCLFCDFVYDEEAGYPDDGIAPGTKWEDVPEDWTCPVCGAGKEEFELAE; this is encoded by the coding sequence ATGGCAAAATATAACTGTTTGTTCTGTGACTTTGTCTATGATGAAGAGGCCGGTTATCCTGACGACGGTATTGCGCCGGGGACCAAGTGGGAGGATGTGCCTGAAGATTGGACCTGTCCCGTATGTGGCGCCGGTAAAGAGGAATTTGAGCTTGCCGAATAA
- a CDS encoding type 2 periplasmic-binding domain-containing protein: MGKFKRTSILLGIFLILVSLLPVTGLTKEQPVKITIYNFGQANDRFGRAWELPNKNGAMTQWINKHFGVEISYEYVLDNYKQDQMTLWSASGEYPECFVYITHAAVYNWGRNIKYANLDKYYNDPVNFPRLYEIKQKYERTLKPLIWDGHITGFPIRINYKVGQANPDISYTAGWWIRDDILAALGGKRPTTLDEFTEMLRKIKAGNFKAPNGQPIIPLLLPPADWYSQCIFFQTFGLNWIGMTKDGWYQFWGMTKQGYQAMKYANQLYNEGLIDKEWVTQTEEIYQEKLRNGSAAVIVGWLGYDIIEDIKAAGYNFSYTALPVPKVPGVSRPFPWNVLPGPDSDLVLYVTDKATPEQVEKLARIAEWALSPEGARCLYLGASPDMIELKTSGPYKGTYWFKDEYKELDWYVYGNTGPARIKHGVFPLNGPVSYTREELQVPNILSPADKWAKENFEWISANNNIAYMGDVGPEYIPDEFATANNRIWAVIPPMLHRACVLPPDQFEREYRRAIEEAKRVGFKELCADQWARRKAYIEANGGKEACGIPADYPYAELLDEFK, encoded by the coding sequence ATGGGTAAATTTAAGCGTACCAGTATCCTACTGGGGATTTTCTTGATTCTGGTCAGCTTGCTCCCGGTCACCGGTTTGACCAAAGAGCAACCGGTTAAGATTACCATCTATAATTTTGGACAGGCAAACGACCGGTTTGGTCGGGCTTGGGAATTACCCAATAAGAACGGGGCAATGACGCAATGGATCAATAAACACTTTGGCGTCGAAATCTCCTATGAATACGTGCTTGACAACTACAAACAAGACCAGATGACGCTCTGGTCGGCGTCGGGTGAGTACCCCGAATGTTTCGTTTACATAACTCACGCGGCGGTCTACAACTGGGGGCGGAACATTAAATATGCCAACCTCGATAAATACTACAACGATCCGGTGAATTTCCCCCGTCTGTATGAGATTAAGCAAAAGTACGAACGGACGTTGAAACCCTTGATTTGGGACGGTCATATCACCGGTTTCCCGATCCGGATCAACTACAAGGTCGGCCAGGCAAATCCCGACATCAGTTACACGGCCGGTTGGTGGATTCGTGATGATATTTTGGCGGCCTTGGGCGGGAAACGGCCGACGACCTTGGATGAATTTACGGAGATGCTCCGGAAGATCAAAGCGGGTAACTTCAAGGCGCCCAACGGGCAACCGATCATTCCCTTGTTGCTCCCGCCGGCGGACTGGTATTCCCAGTGTATCTTCTTCCAGACCTTTGGTTTGAACTGGATTGGGATGACAAAGGACGGTTGGTATCAGTTCTGGGGCATGACGAAACAAGGTTATCAGGCGATGAAGTATGCGAACCAGCTGTATAATGAAGGGCTGATCGACAAGGAATGGGTGACGCAGACCGAGGAGATCTACCAAGAAAAATTACGGAACGGTTCCGCGGCGGTGATCGTCGGATGGCTCGGATATGATATAATTGAAGACATTAAAGCCGCCGGTTACAACTTTTCCTATACGGCGTTGCCCGTACCGAAAGTCCCCGGTGTTTCCCGGCCGTTCCCCTGGAACGTGCTGCCTGGACCCGACTCCGATTTGGTTCTGTATGTCACCGATAAGGCCACTCCGGAACAGGTGGAGAAGTTAGCCCGGATTGCCGAGTGGGCCTTAAGTCCGGAAGGCGCCCGTTGCCTCTACCTGGGAGCCTCTCCCGACATGATTGAGCTGAAAACCTCCGGACCATACAAGGGGACCTACTGGTTCAAGGATGAATACAAAGAACTGGATTGGTATGTGTACGGGAACACAGGTCCGGCCCGGATTAAACACGGCGTCTTCCCGTTGAACGGCCCGGTTTCGTATACCCGTGAGGAGCTGCAAGTGCCGAATATTTTAAGTCCGGCCGACAAATGGGCGAAGGAGAATTTCGAGTGGATCAGCGCGAACAATAACATTGCCTATATGGGCGACGTTGGACCGGAGTATATTCCCGACGAATTCGCCACCGCCAACAACCGGATTTGGGCAGTTATCCCGCCGATGCTCCACCGGGCTTGCGTGTTGCCTCCGGACCAGTTTGAGCGGGAATACCGGCGGGCGATTGAGGAAGCGAAACGGGTTGGTTTCAAAGAGTTGTGTGCTGACCAGTGGGCCCGGCGCAAAGCCTACATTGAAGCGAATGGTGGTAAAGAAGCTTGCGGTATCCCGGCGGATTACCCCTACGCCGAACTGTTGGATGAGTTTAAATAA
- a CDS encoding ABC transporter permease produces the protein MKTAGSFSELMAPKRSKFWSTLKENRWLYLMITPAVLVQLAFAYLPMSKMLIAFRNVDEFHLPYGTKWVGFQNFYFLTDPYFWQTLRNTVVIAGLKLLICFPAPIILALLLNEVRHPRFKKVIQTISYLPHFISWVIIANIIDRLLNTNAGLVNGIITALGGQPIHFMGSTTWFLPIVIISHLWKEVGFSSIVYLAAITQINPELYEAAEVDGAGRFAQLRYVTLPGIYPIISMMLVLSIPNLINAGFDQIYLLHNPLNQPVSEILDIYILKSGLSYGDFAKAAAMGLCNSVVSLFLIIIANKGSGKLGGSTIW, from the coding sequence ATGAAAACGGCAGGATCCTTTAGCGAGCTCATGGCACCCAAAAGAAGCAAGTTTTGGTCGACCCTCAAAGAGAACCGGTGGTTATACTTGATGATCACTCCGGCGGTCCTGGTCCAGCTGGCCTTTGCTTATCTTCCCATGAGCAAGATGTTGATCGCCTTCCGGAATGTGGATGAGTTTCATCTGCCCTACGGGACAAAATGGGTGGGCTTTCAAAACTTTTATTTTCTCACTGATCCCTATTTCTGGCAGACCCTCCGTAATACAGTGGTAATTGCCGGTCTCAAGCTGTTAATCTGTTTTCCGGCACCGATTATCCTGGCTTTACTCCTGAACGAAGTCCGTCATCCCCGGTTTAAAAAAGTGATCCAAACCATTAGCTATCTTCCCCACTTTATCTCCTGGGTGATCATTGCCAACATTATTGACCGGCTTTTAAATACCAACGCCGGGTTGGTTAATGGGATTATTACCGCTTTGGGCGGCCAGCCGATCCATTTCATGGGCAGTACCACGTGGTTTCTCCCGATTGTCATCATCAGTCACCTATGGAAAGAGGTGGGGTTTTCTTCGATTGTTTATTTAGCGGCGATTACCCAGATCAACCCCGAGTTATACGAGGCGGCGGAGGTTGACGGGGCGGGGAGATTTGCGCAGCTTAGGTACGTTACCCTGCCCGGCATCTACCCAATCATCTCGATGATGCTGGTCTTGTCGATCCCCAATTTAATCAATGCCGGGTTTGACCAGATCTATCTGTTACATAATCCCCTCAACCAGCCGGTCTCCGAGATTCTGGACATTTACATTTTAAAAAGCGGGCTTTCCTATGGCGATTTTGCGAAAGCGGCAGCGATGGGCCTCTGTAACTCGGTTGTTTCTTTATTCCTGATCATCATTGCCAACAAAGGTTCAGGGAAACTTGGCGGTTCAACCATTTGGTAA
- a CDS encoding LacI family DNA-binding transcriptional regulator, translated as MKYTIRDVAKKAGVSIATVSRVLNNKDRVKEETRQKVLSVIEELNYVTNFSAKALRKNQTDVIGAIVPEIANSFYGEIIQGIENKANEYDLRLIVCDGGGKLEKELDFVRFLYDKSISGMIFILTSLSDDELVKIKKSGKPIILFGRNMQAYNIPSITVDNKRGAYKAVMHLVSHGYKKIAYISGDEAPHLPDRKERLDGYRAALQECGYEIKPEYIAGGPTQTISTVFTHLMELPEPPDAIFCAYDELALGVLKTAQQMGVKIPDDVALVGFDDLRICQYTSPPLTTVKQPTYMIGNLCCEKLIYTLDQNNEVPSVNLVIPPQLIVRESCGC; from the coding sequence ATGAAATATACAATTCGGGATGTCGCAAAGAAAGCCGGTGTTTCCATCGCCACAGTTTCGCGGGTTTTAAACAATAAGGACCGGGTGAAGGAAGAGACGAGGCAAAAAGTCTTATCAGTGATTGAAGAGTTAAATTACGTAACCAACTTTTCGGCGAAAGCCTTGCGGAAAAACCAGACTGATGTGATCGGGGCTATCGTTCCTGAGATCGCCAACTCTTTTTACGGTGAGATTATTCAGGGGATTGAGAATAAAGCCAATGAGTATGATTTAAGGTTAATTGTCTGTGACGGGGGAGGAAAACTCGAAAAAGAGCTGGACTTTGTCCGTTTCCTCTATGACAAAAGCATTAGCGGCATGATCTTTATTCTCACGTCCTTGTCCGATGACGAACTGGTGAAGATCAAAAAGAGCGGCAAACCGATCATCCTTTTTGGCCGGAACATGCAGGCGTACAACATCCCCTCGATTACGGTGGATAACAAGCGCGGAGCCTATAAAGCCGTTATGCATCTGGTCTCTCATGGTTATAAAAAAATTGCCTACATCAGTGGAGACGAAGCCCCGCACCTGCCGGACCGGAAGGAAAGGTTGGACGGGTACCGGGCGGCTTTACAGGAATGCGGCTATGAAATCAAGCCTGAATACATCGCGGGCGGTCCAACCCAAACGATCAGTACGGTTTTCACGCATTTAATGGAACTGCCGGAACCTCCCGATGCCATTTTCTGTGCCTATGACGAGTTGGCTTTGGGCGTCCTCAAAACAGCGCAACAGATGGGCGTCAAGATTCCGGATGATGTCGCCCTGGTAGGGTTTGACGATCTCCGGATCTGCCAGTACACCAGTCCACCTTTAACGACGGTGAAACAACCAACCTATATGATTGGCAATCTATGTTGCGAAAAGTTGATTTACACCCTCGACCAGAACAATGAAGTCCCCAGTGTTAATCTGGTGATCCCACCCCAATTGATTGTTCGGGAATCATGCGGGTGTTAA
- a CDS encoding carbohydrate ABC transporter permease — MARVKFRKASFGERFFRVTNYVVLLIFAVAVILPFWYITVISLNEGIDFARGGVYLWPRAFTWDNYRAVFSELSILRYFRNSILRLGILTPLHLLVTTMAGWVISRRNLPGRKFFVSMFVVAMFVNAGLIPFYLTLVELKLINRFAVYVLPWLFSCFELMVYLVAVRAIPESLIETAYLDGANDFLIYFKIVVPLTAATIATLGLFNAVWAWGDWFTGTFYIRSHEKWTIATYLQMVLQRGASHSVRSAAEAMLAADRTTRITFNEASLRAATLLVTILPITVIYPFLQKYFIHGVMVGSLKE; from the coding sequence GTGGCACGGGTTAAGTTTCGAAAAGCTTCGTTCGGGGAACGGTTCTTTCGCGTGACCAACTATGTAGTCCTGCTCATCTTTGCGGTAGCGGTAATCCTCCCGTTCTGGTATATAACGGTTATTTCGCTGAACGAAGGGATCGATTTTGCCCGGGGTGGTGTTTATCTGTGGCCCCGCGCTTTCACCTGGGATAATTACCGGGCGGTCTTTTCCGAACTTTCGATTCTGCGTTATTTTCGCAACTCTATTCTCCGCCTCGGGATTCTGACGCCGCTTCATCTTTTGGTAACCACGATGGCGGGGTGGGTGATCTCCCGGCGTAATTTACCCGGGCGGAAGTTCTTTGTCAGTATGTTTGTGGTGGCCATGTTTGTCAATGCCGGGCTGATTCCCTTTTATTTAACCCTGGTGGAACTGAAGTTAATTAACAGGTTTGCGGTTTACGTTTTGCCCTGGCTTTTCAGTTGTTTTGAGTTGATGGTGTATTTGGTCGCCGTCCGCGCGATTCCGGAAAGCTTGATTGAAACGGCCTATTTGGACGGGGCGAATGATTTCCTCATCTACTTTAAAATTGTGGTTCCGCTGACGGCCGCGACCATTGCTACCTTGGGACTGTTTAATGCGGTCTGGGCGTGGGGCGACTGGTTTACCGGTACCTTCTATATCCGCAGTCATGAAAAATGGACGATCGCCACTTATCTGCAGATGGTGTTACAACGGGGGGCATCCCATAGTGTGCGGAGTGCGGCCGAGGCCATGTTGGCGGCGGATCGCACCACCCGTATCACATTTAACGAAGCCTCTCTGCGGGCGGCCACCTTGTTGGTGACGATCCTCCCCATTACCGTGATCTATCCGTTTCTCCAGAAGTATTTTATCCACGGGGTGATGGTCGGGTCGCTCAAGGAATAA
- the aroF gene encoding 3-deoxy-7-phosphoheptulonate synthase, translating to MIVVMQTGATKEQVRQVEEVLIQLGFKTHPIYGEIKTVIGAIGDKRLLNPQLITDMPGVEGIVPIMKPYKLASKELKQTKTTIQIDDLTIGGREIVIMAGPCAVENEQIFYETARKVKAAGAKILRGGAYKPRTSPYSFQGLEEEGLKMLALARRETGLKIVTEVVDTRDVEKVAEYADILQIGARNMQNFRLLKEAGASGKPILLKRGLAATIEEWLMAAEYIMSSGNPHIILCERGIRTFETATRNTIDISAIPVVQELSHLPVIVDPSHATGSWKYVDALSKAAVAAGADGLLIEVHDDPARALCDGPQSLRPDKFAFLVEELKAVAAAVHRSL from the coding sequence ATGATCGTTGTCATGCAAACAGGAGCAACCAAAGAGCAAGTCCGACAGGTCGAAGAGGTTCTGATCCAGCTGGGCTTTAAAACCCATCCCATTTACGGCGAAATAAAGACCGTCATCGGAGCGATTGGGGACAAAAGATTACTCAACCCGCAATTAATCACCGACATGCCAGGGGTGGAAGGCATTGTGCCGATCATGAAGCCCTACAAACTGGCCAGCAAAGAACTGAAACAAACCAAAACCACCATCCAAATCGATGATCTAACCATCGGCGGCCGGGAAATCGTCATCATGGCCGGGCCTTGCGCCGTCGAAAACGAACAGATCTTTTATGAAACCGCCCGGAAAGTAAAAGCCGCCGGCGCTAAAATCCTCCGCGGCGGTGCCTATAAGCCCCGTACTTCCCCCTATTCCTTCCAAGGGCTCGAAGAAGAAGGGCTCAAAATGTTGGCCCTCGCCCGCCGGGAAACAGGACTGAAGATCGTCACCGAAGTGGTAGATACCCGTGATGTGGAAAAAGTCGCCGAGTACGCTGACATCCTGCAAATCGGGGCCAGAAATATGCAGAATTTCCGCCTGCTCAAAGAAGCAGGAGCCAGCGGTAAACCGATTTTACTGAAGAGGGGACTGGCGGCCACCATTGAGGAGTGGTTGATGGCGGCCGAGTACATCATGTCTTCCGGTAATCCCCATATAATTCTCTGTGAAAGAGGGATCCGCACCTTCGAAACAGCCACCAGAAATACCATTGATATCAGCGCCATTCCGGTCGTCCAAGAACTGTCCCACCTTCCCGTTATTGTGGATCCCAGCCATGCCACGGGATCATGGAAATATGTCGATGCGCTCTCGAAAGCGGCGGTGGCGGCAGGTGCGGACGGGCTGCTCATTGAAGTCCATGATGATCCGGCCCGGGCTTTGTGTGATGGACCCCAGTCCCTCCGGCCGGATAAATTTGCCTTCTTGGTTGAAGAACTAAAAGCGGTGGCCGCCGCCGTCCACCGGAGCCTGTGA